A region of Bradyrhizobium sp. CCBAU 53351 DNA encodes the following proteins:
- the gspD gene encoding type II secretion system secretin GspD, whose product MLTRLHRLRCGAKLKKTIALVAAGALTGCGAPLTWQDTHTKPDVMDEVRNQDLLPRFPERTAEADLQGTVRPGRAQLFSAEPVSSMQAIVAPATSTGTGPGYELNFENATIASVAKTVLGDILKTSYTIDPRAQGNINIASGRPVPKQDLLFVFESALRLAGVALVRDGAAYRIVPQTEALAAGSLDSQPANVEPGFGVSVVPLQYISAGTLMQLLDSFATKPGAVRVDKARNMLLVQGTGPERRTVVDTAVGFDVDWMRGQSVGIFPLQNSAPEPVLTELEKILNSKEGDVGHDLVKFQVMERRNAILAVTSKPQLLRTVQTWIGRLDASDPARVVVHVRRVKYGDARQLAKVLGEIFGGGSSNATDSAAGQVAPGSGLVRTSSNADRLPAISTTSSSSTSTKGNTDFGGGALGGGSRTGNDTGGSELQSAGLSGRPVMEGIRIAADVSTNSLLIYANAQNYRTVEQTIRQLDQPQAQVAIDATIAEVTLNNNLSYGVQFFIQSKNLGMAPDRGSALNVPSSPPGQQSSVLNGVASAFLNRAFPGFNFLVGPEAQPNMIIDALHAVTDVKILSNPSLVVIDNQVGTLLVGNEIPVSTGTGNVLNSATGTNNTIINSIDYRNTGIILRVIPRVSPDGNVRLDIEQEISQATNATANSLTPTVSQRKVKSSVAVPNGQTVLLAGLIQENTEVDRGGIPVLDEIPKIGDLLSHQNKTTTRTELIIFIRPQVIRDSIAAHYVAEEFRAKLRGTVESLPSKGRQPPLLQ is encoded by the coding sequence ATGTTGACACGCCTGCACCGTTTGCGATGTGGCGCGAAGCTGAAGAAGACAATTGCCCTAGTTGCCGCGGGGGCTCTGACGGGATGCGGCGCGCCACTCACGTGGCAGGACACTCACACCAAACCTGACGTAATGGATGAGGTTCGTAATCAGGATCTGCTTCCCCGATTTCCGGAACGCACCGCAGAAGCCGATCTGCAAGGCACTGTCCGGCCAGGTCGCGCCCAACTCTTTTCGGCCGAGCCGGTCTCTTCTATGCAGGCAATCGTGGCCCCGGCGACGAGTACCGGCACCGGTCCCGGGTATGAACTGAATTTCGAAAACGCCACGATTGCGTCGGTTGCAAAAACTGTACTCGGCGACATCCTGAAGACGAGCTACACAATCGACCCGCGTGCTCAGGGCAATATCAATATTGCGTCGGGAAGGCCGGTTCCGAAGCAGGACTTGCTGTTCGTGTTCGAGAGTGCGCTCCGATTGGCAGGAGTCGCGCTCGTCCGCGACGGCGCCGCTTATCGAATTGTCCCACAGACAGAGGCACTCGCAGCCGGCAGTCTTGATTCGCAGCCTGCAAACGTGGAGCCGGGATTTGGCGTCTCTGTCGTGCCGCTTCAATACATATCGGCCGGGACGCTGATGCAGCTCCTGGATAGTTTTGCTACGAAGCCCGGTGCGGTTCGCGTGGATAAGGCTCGCAACATGCTGCTGGTTCAGGGCACAGGGCCCGAGCGTCGCACGGTCGTCGATACGGCTGTTGGTTTCGACGTTGATTGGATGCGGGGGCAGTCAGTCGGTATCTTTCCACTCCAGAACAGCGCTCCTGAGCCTGTCCTGACAGAACTCGAAAAAATCTTGAATTCAAAGGAAGGCGACGTTGGGCACGATCTTGTCAAGTTTCAGGTAATGGAGCGCCGCAACGCGATTTTGGCGGTAACCTCCAAGCCGCAGCTCCTGCGAACGGTCCAGACTTGGATTGGCCGACTCGACGCATCAGATCCTGCCCGTGTTGTTGTACATGTCCGCCGGGTCAAGTACGGCGACGCCCGGCAGCTCGCGAAAGTGCTCGGCGAAATCTTCGGCGGAGGCAGCTCAAATGCAACCGACAGCGCGGCGGGACAGGTCGCGCCTGGGAGCGGTTTGGTGAGGACATCGTCCAATGCCGACCGACTACCAGCCATCTCAACGACTTCCAGCTCCTCCACAAGCACAAAAGGCAATACTGATTTCGGCGGAGGCGCACTCGGGGGCGGATCGCGAACAGGGAACGACACTGGCGGCTCGGAGCTACAGAGCGCTGGCCTTAGCGGCAGGCCCGTGATGGAGGGGATTCGCATCGCAGCCGACGTTTCCACGAACTCCCTGCTTATCTATGCGAACGCTCAGAATTACCGGACCGTCGAACAGACCATACGCCAGCTCGACCAACCGCAGGCTCAAGTCGCGATCGATGCGACCATCGCTGAAGTTACGCTCAACAACAATCTGAGCTACGGGGTTCAATTTTTCATCCAAAGCAAAAACCTCGGTATGGCTCCCGATCGAGGCTCCGCCCTGAACGTCCCAAGCTCCCCCCCAGGACAGCAGTCGAGCGTCCTCAATGGCGTCGCATCCGCTTTCCTTAACCGCGCCTTCCCAGGCTTTAATTTCCTCGTCGGCCCTGAGGCGCAGCCCAACATGATCATAGATGCGCTGCACGCGGTGACAGATGTCAAGATATTATCGAACCCTTCGCTGGTTGTGATCGACAATCAGGTCGGCACACTACTCGTTGGGAACGAGATCCCGGTATCGACCGGCACCGGCAACGTTCTCAATTCGGCGACCGGCACCAACAACACGATCATCAACTCAATCGACTATCGCAACACCGGCATTATCTTGCGCGTCATTCCTCGGGTTAGTCCCGACGGCAACGTGCGCCTCGATATCGAGCAAGAAATCAGTCAGGCGACGAACGCGACCGCGAACTCGCTCACGCCGACCGTCTCGCAACGCAAAGTGAAGAGCTCTGTCGCCGTGCCGAACGGGCAAACCGTACTCTTGGCAGGCCTCATTCAGGAAAACACTGAAGTCGATCGTGGTGGGATTCCGGTTCTCGACGAGATACCGAAAATTGGCGACCTCCTGTCGCACCAGAACAAGACGACGACCCGGACCGAGCTCATTATCTTCATCCGTCCGCAAGTCATTCGGGACAGCATTGCCGCCCACTACGTCGCCGAGGAGTTTCGGGCAAAGCTGCGCGGAACGGTCGAGTCCCTTCCTTCCAAGGGAAGACAACCGCCACTACTTCAATGA
- a CDS encoding amidohydrolase family protein: MRAASVVILAIAGLCLSGMPGQAQTKSVVLKGATLIDGAGGKPLPDSVLVIRDGRIAAVGSVTAVPVPSDADVVDLKGKSIIPGMISDHSHVGIVRGLKASPDNYNRDYILSQLRQWEAYGVTTITSLGLNAPEFYDLRADLHAGKAPGADIFGADRGIGVAMGAPPVAIVPVGPNQIYRPDTPDAAREAVREMAGRKTDLIKIWLDDFGKLLPVKVKPEVYTAAVDEAHKNALRVAFHINDLEDAQAALKAGADILAHGIRDKEIDPPTIELMKKNAAWYVPTLALDDSNFIFADKPQVSADPFVNRALDPAVKTQLEDPAWQQKVHDAPASERARKALAMNQKNLMTLYKAGIGIGFGSDSGVGLRFPGIAEHRELDLMVEAGLTPMQALTIATSGAAKLLKLDDRGVLLAGKLADLVVLDADPSADIANVHKISAVWHRGKPVAGPIATFAQR; encoded by the coding sequence ATGAGAGCCGCATCGGTCGTCATCTTGGCCATCGCGGGCCTGTGTCTATCGGGCATGCCGGGACAGGCGCAAACAAAGTCAGTCGTCCTGAAGGGAGCCACTCTGATCGACGGAGCGGGTGGAAAGCCGCTTCCCGATTCCGTCTTGGTCATTCGCGACGGACGCATCGCGGCCGTTGGGTCCGTAACGGCGGTGCCGGTGCCATCCGATGCCGATGTCGTTGACCTCAAGGGCAAGTCCATCATCCCCGGCATGATCTCGGATCATTCCCATGTGGGTATCGTCAGGGGCCTCAAGGCGAGTCCGGACAACTATAATCGCGACTACATCTTGTCCCAACTTCGACAGTGGGAGGCCTATGGCGTCACCACGATCACGTCGCTGGGCCTGAACGCACCTGAATTCTACGATCTGCGAGCGGATCTACATGCCGGCAAGGCGCCAGGGGCCGACATCTTTGGCGCCGACCGCGGCATTGGGGTTGCGATGGGAGCACCGCCCGTGGCGATCGTTCCCGTCGGCCCGAACCAGATCTATCGCCCGGATACGCCCGACGCAGCGCGCGAAGCGGTGAGGGAGATGGCGGGACGCAAGACCGACCTGATCAAGATCTGGCTTGACGACTTCGGCAAGCTGCTGCCAGTCAAAGTGAAGCCGGAGGTCTATACCGCCGCCGTCGACGAGGCCCACAAGAACGCGCTTCGGGTCGCCTTCCACATCAACGACCTCGAAGATGCTCAGGCCGCCCTGAAGGCCGGCGCTGACATTCTGGCGCACGGCATCCGTGACAAAGAGATCGATCCGCCGACGATCGAATTGATGAAGAAGAATGCCGCCTGGTACGTTCCCACCTTGGCGCTCGACGATTCAAATTTCATTTTTGCCGACAAGCCGCAGGTCTCGGCGGATCCGTTCGTGAACCGGGCACTGGATCCCGCCGTGAAGACGCAATTGGAGGATCCGGCTTGGCAGCAGAAGGTCCATGACGCACCAGCTTCCGAGCGCGCCCGCAAGGCGCTGGCGATGAACCAGAAGAACCTGATGACGCTTTACAAGGCAGGTATCGGCATCGGGTTCGGATCCGATTCCGGCGTGGGCCTGCGTTTCCCCGGCATTGCCGAACATCGTGAGCTCGATCTCATGGTTGAAGCCGGCCTCACGCCGATGCAGGCGCTGACCATCGCGACCAGCGGCGCGGCGAAGCTGCTCAAGCTGGATGACCGCGGTGTCCTGCTAGCTGGCAAGCTCGCCGATCTCGTCGTGCTCGACGCCGATCCATCGGCCGACATAGCCAACGTCCACAAGATCTCGGCGGTCTGGCACCGCGGAAAACCTGTTGCAGGGCCGATCGCAACGTTTGCGCAGCGATAA
- a CDS encoding DUF1007 family protein, whose protein sequence is MKRSLIWFVIVATLCVCIHARHVDAHPDILVHMHDAVIFDGNGSISGVRVSWTYDRETSVTALRSSGLNESAPHLGRDQLDPLARATVNSLRASDFYTFARVNGTKQPFDGASDSWLEWDGSVLTLHMALNFKQPVSNSNFTLELFDETDEIEFDFQEGDAVIMTKAPKDCALVVARPGDAAAQRELLGDAYLNPNVQPVGWDAQYSNKVSVRCLS, encoded by the coding sequence ATGAAACGCTCTCTGATTTGGTTCGTAATCGTCGCAACGCTGTGTGTGTGCATCCACGCAAGGCACGTCGACGCTCATCCGGATATATTGGTTCACATGCATGATGCGGTTATCTTTGATGGAAATGGCTCTATCAGCGGCGTCCGCGTATCTTGGACCTACGATAGGGAAACGTCGGTGACGGCATTGCGAAGTAGCGGCCTCAACGAAAGCGCCCCACACCTCGGGCGTGACCAGCTTGATCCGCTGGCCAGGGCGACGGTTAATTCGCTGCGCGCGTCTGACTTCTATACGTTCGCGCGCGTCAATGGCACCAAGCAGCCATTCGATGGCGCATCCGATTCATGGCTCGAGTGGGATGGATCGGTGCTAACATTGCATATGGCTCTCAACTTCAAGCAGCCCGTGAGCAACAGCAATTTCACGCTCGAGCTCTTCGATGAAACAGACGAGATCGAGTTCGATTTCCAAGAAGGAGACGCCGTCATCATGACGAAGGCACCCAAAGACTGCGCGCTCGTCGTCGCACGGCCAGGCGATGCCGCCGCTCAACGGGAACTTCTCGGCGATGCTTATCTCAATCCCAACGTTCAACCGGTCGGTTGGGATGCGCAATACTCAAACAAGGTTTCGGTGCGATGTCTAAGTTAG
- a CDS encoding thiamine pyrophosphate-binding protein has protein sequence MTNNVATDITAALKHAGVENFFLLTGGDQPLWIALRDAGIRMVVARSEASAVYMADGYARASGRVAPAYGQAGPGAANVAAALADAVWAQSPVFALTGATATQALHMNEYQDLDQHVIFQPVTKWNGAVAAPEMTGSLVSQALHIAATPTCGPTHLDVPKNFFALPGDPQTANRLERSYSNAASKVRALGTEVATALDLLKRAERPVLFVGEGVRLAGAWAELALLSDLAGIPIVATAGGKPAILTSHPNFCGIVGRYSSVSANKLVAEADCALALGTRLGGLATNGYTLPSRKATVIQIDHDPASLINTYAPRLGVRADIKIFLTDLLDLVKQQNLRTSSAWLDRCRRDTDKWTANHREQLAASGGNTALSPLSVLDELSRYGSEITLVADTGYMAAWTGVLFPTLRYDAFFRAVGSLGWALPASLGVQIARSEKVVCITGDGGAGYHLADVETAVRYRLPVVIIVMNNSALAFEYHEKYRWKGNVVAEANDFGRVDFAAAGIALGARGARATNREEFVAAMAVAMKASNPFVIDVVIDKEAFPPVTNFDAVMERKL, from the coding sequence ATGACAAACAACGTGGCCACCGACATCACCGCTGCGCTAAAGCATGCCGGTGTCGAGAACTTCTTCCTCCTCACCGGCGGCGACCAGCCGTTGTGGATCGCGCTTCGCGATGCCGGAATTCGAATGGTGGTCGCACGCAGCGAGGCCAGCGCGGTCTACATGGCGGACGGTTATGCCCGCGCCAGCGGCCGCGTCGCGCCGGCCTATGGGCAGGCCGGGCCCGGCGCCGCCAACGTCGCGGCCGCACTGGCAGATGCCGTCTGGGCCCAATCGCCGGTATTCGCGCTGACAGGAGCGACCGCGACGCAAGCCCTGCACATGAACGAGTATCAGGACCTCGACCAACATGTCATTTTCCAGCCCGTCACGAAGTGGAACGGTGCCGTCGCCGCTCCTGAGATGACTGGGAGTCTCGTCTCGCAGGCGCTTCACATCGCGGCGACACCGACATGCGGACCCACCCATCTCGACGTGCCGAAGAATTTCTTCGCGCTGCCCGGGGACCCGCAAACCGCGAACCGGCTAGAACGTTCCTACTCAAATGCCGCCAGCAAGGTGCGTGCGCTCGGCACCGAGGTTGCTACGGCGCTCGACCTCCTCAAGCGCGCGGAGCGCCCGGTTCTGTTTGTCGGCGAGGGCGTGCGGCTTGCCGGCGCGTGGGCCGAACTGGCACTGCTGTCGGACCTTGCGGGCATCCCGATCGTCGCCACGGCTGGCGGCAAGCCGGCCATTCTGACGTCACACCCGAATTTCTGCGGCATCGTCGGACGCTATTCCTCGGTGAGCGCCAACAAGCTCGTGGCAGAGGCCGATTGCGCCCTCGCTCTCGGGACCCGATTGGGCGGACTGGCAACCAACGGCTACACTTTGCCGAGCCGCAAGGCGACCGTGATCCAGATCGACCATGATCCGGCTTCCCTCATTAACACCTACGCGCCACGCCTCGGTGTCCGCGCCGACATCAAGATCTTCCTCACCGACCTACTTGACCTCGTTAAACAGCAGAATTTGCGGACATCGTCCGCCTGGCTGGACCGCTGCCGCCGCGATACTGATAAATGGACAGCTAATCACCGCGAACAACTCGCTGCGTCAGGTGGCAACACGGCCCTCTCCCCGCTTTCGGTGCTCGACGAGCTCTCCCGCTATGGCAGCGAGATCACGCTGGTCGCAGACACAGGTTACATGGCTGCCTGGACCGGCGTGCTGTTCCCGACGCTGCGTTACGACGCCTTCTTCCGCGCAGTCGGATCGCTCGGCTGGGCGCTCCCCGCCTCGCTCGGCGTCCAGATCGCGCGATCGGAGAAGGTGGTATGCATTACCGGCGACGGCGGCGCCGGCTATCACCTGGCTGATGTCGAGACGGCGGTTCGCTACAGGCTGCCGGTCGTGATCATCGTCATGAACAACAGCGCGCTCGCCTTCGAATATCACGAGAAATATCGCTGGAAGGGAAATGTGGTTGCGGAAGCGAACGATTTCGGGCGCGTCGACTTCGCCGCGGCCGGAATCGCGCTGGGTGCAAGGGGCGCACGCGCCACCAATCGCGAGGAATTTGTGGCAGCCATGGCGGTCGCAATGAAGGCATCCAATCCGTTCGTGATCGACGTCGTCATCGACAAGGAAGCCTTTCCGCCCGTCACCAATTTCGATGCCGTGATGGAACGGAAGCTCTAG
- a CDS encoding tripartite tricarboxylate transporter substrate binding protein, translated as MGQLTRRAVLAGALATPFVARAEDWPAGQMKFIIPFPAGGTLDAIARLVQPGLQQRLGTTIIIENRPGAAGSIGAAAVAKSPPDGRTWLFVFDTHATNPVTQPSLPYNSETDLDPVMLVGTAPNIIACQPSRPYQTLAELIAASKAKQGGFAFASAGTASLGHLTMLLLAKRSGAQWSHVAYKGAAPAVNDAIAGHIDLIIAATTVLNSQIDAKLLRPLAQTGATRHPTLPDVPTLAESGFPDLVATPWWGLYAPGKTPKQIIARFNTEMRAVLKDASVTGRINAMGLTVAASDPDYMRNFYAEQAHIWGQVVRDNGLQAEGG; from the coding sequence ATGGGACAACTGACACGACGTGCCGTGCTCGCCGGCGCACTCGCCACCCCCTTTGTTGCCAGGGCAGAGGACTGGCCTGCGGGTCAGATGAAGTTCATCATCCCGTTTCCTGCCGGCGGAACGCTGGACGCTATCGCCCGTCTGGTTCAGCCGGGTTTGCAGCAGAGACTGGGAACGACGATCATCATCGAAAACCGTCCGGGCGCAGCGGGCAGCATCGGCGCGGCGGCAGTGGCGAAGTCACCGCCAGATGGCCGCACGTGGCTGTTCGTATTCGATACTCACGCGACCAACCCGGTGACGCAGCCGAGCCTGCCATATAATTCCGAGACAGATCTGGATCCGGTCATGCTGGTCGGTACGGCGCCGAACATCATTGCCTGTCAGCCGTCACGCCCTTACCAGACTTTGGCTGAGTTGATCGCTGCGTCGAAAGCCAAGCAGGGCGGCTTCGCATTTGCGTCGGCTGGAACGGCGAGTCTTGGCCATCTCACGATGCTGCTGCTTGCCAAACGCTCCGGCGCGCAGTGGAGCCACGTTGCCTATAAGGGAGCAGCCCCCGCGGTGAACGACGCGATTGCGGGACATATTGACCTGATCATCGCAGCGACCACGGTGCTCAACAGCCAGATCGACGCCAAGTTGCTGCGCCCTCTCGCTCAGACCGGCGCAACACGCCACCCGACCCTTCCCGACGTACCGACGCTCGCCGAAAGCGGGTTTCCCGATCTCGTCGCGACGCCTTGGTGGGGACTGTATGCGCCCGGGAAGACGCCCAAACAGATCATCGCGCGTTTCAATACAGAGATGCGCGCGGTTCTGAAGGACGCCAGCGTGACGGGACGGATCAACGCGATGGGGCTGACGGTCGCTGCGAGCGATCCGGACTACATGCGCAACTTTTACGCGGAGCAGGCGCATATTTGGGGGCAGGTGGTTCGAGACAACGGTCTCCA
- a CDS encoding TRAP transporter substrate-binding protein yields the protein MKTRRAIVGVAAVGLLPLTAPSVVRAQKATIRWRLASSYPKNLDTIHGIAVRLAKHVEEMTDGGFQIQVFGPGEIVPGLQVLDAVQSETVEIGHTASIYYSGKNKAFAIDTGLPFGMTPRQHLSWMYRGGGLELFREFFKSYGVVNFPGGSTGVQMGGWFRREVNTLNDLKGLKMRIPGIAGDVVARLGVVPQNIAGGDTYAALERGTIDAVEWVGPYDDEKLGFNKVAKYYYYPGWWDCTGQLAFYVGAKAWSALPAHYQRAFEVAAAEASWDMLSHYDASNMAPLRRLIANGTELRPFSREIMEGGYRAAFSLYAEETEKNAEFRKIYSEWLKFREDIVTWFRVAEASFESNLYSLYKT from the coding sequence ATGAAGACCCGTCGAGCTATTGTTGGAGTTGCCGCGGTCGGCCTGTTGCCGCTGACCGCCCCCTCTGTCGTCCGAGCGCAAAAGGCCACGATCCGCTGGCGCCTGGCGTCCAGCTATCCCAAGAACCTCGACACCATTCACGGTATCGCCGTTCGCCTTGCCAAGCACGTCGAGGAGATGACGGATGGCGGCTTCCAGATTCAGGTGTTCGGCCCCGGGGAAATCGTGCCAGGCCTGCAGGTACTCGATGCCGTGCAGAGCGAAACGGTCGAGATAGGACACACGGCATCGATCTACTACAGCGGCAAGAACAAGGCGTTTGCGATCGACACCGGGCTGCCGTTCGGAATGACGCCACGCCAGCATCTGTCGTGGATGTATCGCGGCGGCGGGCTCGAACTGTTCAGGGAGTTCTTCAAGTCCTACGGCGTCGTGAACTTTCCCGGCGGCAGCACGGGCGTGCAGATGGGCGGTTGGTTTCGCCGCGAGGTCAATACGCTCAATGATCTGAAGGGCCTCAAGATGCGCATCCCCGGCATTGCGGGCGACGTGGTCGCACGCCTCGGCGTCGTTCCTCAGAACATTGCCGGCGGCGACACCTATGCTGCACTAGAAAGAGGCACGATTGACGCGGTCGAATGGGTCGGCCCCTACGATGACGAGAAGCTGGGCTTCAACAAAGTCGCAAAATATTACTATTACCCGGGCTGGTGGGATTGCACGGGGCAGTTGGCCTTCTATGTAGGAGCGAAGGCTTGGTCGGCCTTGCCTGCTCATTATCAGCGGGCATTCGAGGTGGCCGCCGCGGAGGCCTCCTGGGACATGCTGTCGCATTACGACGCCAGCAACATGGCGCCGCTGCGTCGGCTGATCGCAAACGGCACCGAGCTCAGGCCATTCTCGCGCGAGATCATGGAGGGCGGCTATCGCGCGGCATTCTCGCTCTACGCCGAAGAGACGGAGAAGAATGCCGAGTTTCGCAAGATCTACAGCGAATGGCTGAAGTTTCGTGAGGACATCGTGACCTGGTTCAGGGTCGCAGAAGCGAGCTTCGAATCCAATCTGTATAGCTTGTACAAGACGTGA
- a CDS encoding SEL1-like repeat protein has protein sequence MKNARPLIGTLFLTLWTIGNVFGAELSENGRSFARRHVSAAGGAIEACRSARAAAVLGFRHEHGFNVPQSYEIAAAYYHTAAACGDPTGQYLFGLSYDKGHGVAQDGVLAYMWLNLAAAHAPQLRRPYYLRTRDAVANNLTPAQLSQAQWLAIQWRPGTAP, from the coding sequence ATGAAGAATGCACGCCCCCTGATCGGAACTTTGTTCCTCACACTGTGGACTATCGGCAACGTGTTCGGCGCCGAACTCTCCGAAAACGGGCGCTCATTCGCGCGGCGACATGTTTCGGCGGCGGGCGGTGCGATTGAAGCATGCCGGTCCGCTCGAGCCGCAGCTGTCTTGGGCTTCAGGCACGAACATGGCTTCAATGTCCCGCAGTCCTACGAGATAGCCGCGGCGTATTACCACACGGCAGCCGCATGCGGTGATCCGACAGGCCAATATTTGTTCGGCCTCTCCTACGATAAGGGGCATGGCGTTGCGCAGGATGGCGTTCTTGCGTACATGTGGCTGAATTTGGCTGCCGCCCACGCTCCTCAGCTACGGCGCCCGTATTACCTTCGAACAAGAGACGCGGTAGCCAATAATCTCACGCCTGCACAACTCAGCCAAGCTCAATGGCTAGCCATTCAATGGCGGCCCGGAACGGCACCTTAA
- a CDS encoding A24 family peptidase, producing the protein MPERLSRCSQKFLTFRAPTHVTVTAAFVLCAVCMATSVAADPSSAGLLGAAFSAVAIAIAVIDARLFVIPDELTILALVLGLANVFVQPPDWMVPTLATAASRGAALAAMFWLLRIAYRSVRLRDGIGLGDVKLAGVAGVWLDWNLIPIAIEVAAGSALIACGIAALLRRDSIQAITRLPFGLFFAPAIWVTWLIWKVW; encoded by the coding sequence ATGCCGGAACGCCTCTCGCGTTGCTCGCAAAAGTTTCTCACGTTCCGAGCACCGACCCACGTCACGGTCACGGCGGCATTCGTCCTCTGCGCCGTCTGCATGGCGACGAGCGTCGCAGCGGATCCGAGCTCCGCAGGCCTCCTCGGGGCGGCATTCTCCGCCGTTGCCATCGCAATCGCCGTTATAGATGCGCGACTCTTCGTAATACCAGACGAACTGACCATCCTGGCGCTTGTACTCGGATTGGCAAACGTGTTCGTGCAACCTCCAGACTGGATGGTGCCGACGCTCGCGACGGCAGCATCGCGCGGAGCGGCATTAGCCGCGATGTTCTGGCTATTGCGCATCGCCTACAGGTCCGTCCGTCTGCGCGACGGCATCGGGTTGGGGGACGTCAAACTCGCCGGCGTTGCTGGAGTCTGGCTCGATTGGAATCTGATTCCAATCGCAATCGAGGTCGCGGCCGGATCAGCTTTAATCGCCTGCGGAATTGCGGCGCTTCTCCGTCGCGACAGCATCCAAGCCATCACCCGGCTGCCGTTCGGTCTGTTCTTCGCGCCAGCCATTTGGGTCACATGGCTGATATGGAAGGTCTGGTGA
- a CDS encoding aldehyde dehydrogenase, protein MKKYQMYIGGKWEDPASGEWFETMNPYTAEPWALIPRGNAEDAARAVQAAHRAMNVGPWPKLNATQRGALMRKLGDLIAANAERLAEIEVRDNGKLISEMRGQLNYIPQWYYYFGGLADKIQGSVIPIDKPNMFTYTKHEPVGVVVGIIPWNSPLMLVAWKLAPALAAGNTVVLKPSEFTSASLLEMMALVEEAGFPPGVINVVTGFGNEVGPALVEHPQVAKVAFTGSDATGQKIYKGAARGLKRVSLELGGKSPNIVFDDANLDNAVNGAIAGIFAAVGQACIAGSRMLVQESVHDAFVEKLLKAAATIKMGDPMQNETQVGPVANRPQFDKVLAYMEIGKKDGAHLALGGDRAHRPECGKGLFVEPTVFTGVKNSMRIAQEEVFGPILSVIPFRDEEEAVEIGNDILFGLAAGVWTQNMKRAHVMADRLKAGMVWVNTYRTVSYMAPFGGYKRSGLGRENGIEAINEYMQTKTVWMSSGDEPYPFVLR, encoded by the coding sequence GTGAAGAAGTACCAGATGTATATCGGTGGAAAGTGGGAGGATCCGGCCTCGGGCGAGTGGTTCGAGACCATGAATCCCTACACCGCCGAGCCATGGGCGTTGATCCCGCGCGGCAATGCCGAGGATGCCGCGCGCGCAGTCCAGGCGGCGCATCGGGCGATGAATGTGGGGCCGTGGCCCAAGCTGAATGCAACGCAGCGCGGCGCGCTGATGCGCAAGCTGGGGGACCTGATCGCGGCGAATGCAGAGCGGCTCGCCGAGATCGAAGTGAGGGACAACGGCAAGCTGATCAGCGAGATGCGAGGGCAGCTCAATTACATTCCGCAATGGTACTATTACTTCGGCGGCCTCGCGGACAAGATTCAGGGCTCGGTCATCCCGATCGACAAGCCCAACATGTTCACCTACACCAAGCACGAGCCGGTCGGCGTCGTCGTCGGTATCATCCCCTGGAATTCGCCGTTGATGCTGGTCGCCTGGAAGCTTGCGCCGGCGCTGGCGGCCGGAAATACCGTGGTGCTCAAGCCCTCGGAATTCACCTCCGCATCGCTCCTCGAGATGATGGCGCTGGTGGAGGAGGCGGGCTTCCCCCCTGGGGTCATCAACGTGGTTACCGGCTTTGGCAATGAGGTCGGGCCGGCGCTGGTCGAGCATCCTCAGGTCGCCAAGGTCGCGTTCACCGGCTCCGATGCCACCGGCCAGAAGATCTACAAGGGCGCTGCGCGCGGCCTGAAACGCGTCAGCCTGGAGCTGGGCGGCAAGTCGCCCAATATCGTGTTCGACGACGCCAATCTCGACAATGCGGTCAACGGCGCCATTGCCGGAATCTTCGCGGCCGTCGGGCAGGCGTGCATCGCCGGTTCGCGAATGCTGGTACAGGAATCTGTCCACGACGCCTTCGTCGAAAAGCTCCTGAAGGCGGCGGCCACGATCAAGATGGGCGATCCAATGCAGAACGAAACACAGGTCGGGCCGGTCGCCAACCGGCCGCAGTTCGACAAGGTCCTCGCCTATATGGAGATCGGCAAGAAGGATGGCGCGCATCTGGCACTCGGAGGCGATCGTGCCCATCGGCCGGAATGCGGCAAGGGTCTCTTCGTCGAGCCCACGGTCTTCACCGGCGTCAAGAACAGCATGAGGATCGCGCAGGAGGAGGTGTTCGGCCCGATCCTGTCCGTGATCCCATTTCGCGATGAGGAGGAAGCCGTCGAGATCGGCAACGACATCCTCTTTGGTCTGGCCGCAGGCGTCTGGACGCAGAACATGAAGCGCGCCCATGTCATGGCTGACCGGCTAAAGGCCGGCATGGTCTGGGTCAATACCTACCGCACGGTGAGCTACATGGCCCCGTTCGGCGGTTACAAGCGCAGCGGTCTCGGTCGCGAAAACGGCATCGAGGCCATCAACGAATACATGCAGACCAAGACCGTCTGGATGAGCAGCGGCGACGAGCCCTATCCGTTCGTGCTGCGATAA